One stretch of Pseudoxanthomonas sp. Root65 DNA includes these proteins:
- a CDS encoding PH domain-containing protein, producing the protein MEDVLQPGNGPDERRLHPWSWLFVLLQQLKQFIFPLVALLVFGARRSEGDGELWASLAPVIGIAVLVVLAILQYFTYRYTIGRDGLTVREGLLHRSRREIPFSRIHNVVVHQSLLHRVFGVAEVRLESAGGQKPEAQMRVLGLREALALEDLVRHQARGTASTESEPGVATRTDGTTLLSLSTWEVIRLGLISNRGMIVVAAAFGAMWQILPENRIEQMFRQGAQQAYGYAEDLHLGWLGGAAGGVALIGVALALVRLLSVALALSQFHGFRLTEEPRRLMVERGLFARLRTSVARRRIQAWTLHEGVLHRVFGRRSLRIDTAVAEKSGQQDTRALKDVAPIATPEACDALITHLLPHAQWPRGDWQAVHASARWRLWLPSLAWLLPVTLLAAWHWGAWGWLGLAWILFAAHAARRQASRMGWALDAHLVAVRSGWWSRYWRFAEIDKLQALRLSRSPLDLRFGTATLWLDTAGASGIAAPLALRFVPEADARAAHEQLTTALARRRLHW; encoded by the coding sequence ATGGAAGACGTTCTGCAGCCCGGCAACGGACCCGATGAGCGCCGACTGCACCCGTGGTCGTGGCTGTTCGTACTGCTGCAACAGCTGAAGCAGTTCATCTTCCCGCTGGTCGCGCTGCTGGTGTTCGGCGCGCGCAGGAGCGAAGGCGATGGCGAGTTGTGGGCTTCGCTCGCGCCGGTCATCGGCATCGCCGTGCTGGTGGTGCTGGCGATCCTGCAGTACTTCACCTACCGCTACACGATCGGGCGCGACGGCCTGACGGTGCGCGAAGGCTTGCTGCATCGTTCACGGCGGGAAATCCCGTTCTCGCGCATCCACAACGTCGTCGTCCACCAGTCGCTGCTGCACCGTGTGTTCGGCGTGGCGGAAGTGCGCCTCGAGTCGGCGGGCGGGCAGAAGCCGGAAGCGCAGATGCGCGTGCTCGGCCTGCGCGAGGCGCTGGCGCTGGAGGACCTGGTGCGGCACCAGGCACGGGGTACGGCATCCACAGAGTCCGAACCCGGCGTGGCCACGCGCACGGACGGCACCACGCTGCTTTCGCTGTCGACATGGGAAGTCATCCGGCTGGGCCTGATCTCCAATCGCGGCATGATCGTGGTGGCGGCCGCCTTTGGTGCCATGTGGCAGATCCTGCCGGAGAACAGGATCGAACAGATGTTCCGTCAGGGCGCACAGCAGGCGTACGGCTATGCCGAAGACCTGCACCTGGGCTGGCTGGGCGGTGCCGCCGGTGGCGTCGCCCTGATCGGCGTGGCACTGGCGCTGGTGCGCCTGCTGTCCGTGGCGCTGGCGCTGTCGCAGTTCCACGGTTTCCGGCTGACCGAAGAGCCCCGCCGGTTGATGGTGGAGCGTGGCCTGTTCGCGCGCCTGCGCACCAGCGTGGCACGCCGGCGCATCCAGGCGTGGACGCTGCACGAGGGGGTACTGCACCGCGTATTCGGTCGTCGATCGCTGCGCATCGATACCGCGGTGGCGGAGAAGTCGGGCCAGCAGGACACGCGCGCGCTCAAGGATGTCGCGCCGATCGCCACACCCGAGGCCTGCGATGCCCTGATCACTCACCTGCTGCCGCACGCGCAGTGGCCTCGCGGCGACTGGCAGGCCGTGCATGCGTCCGCGCGCTGGCGCCTGTGGTTGCCGTCGCTGGCATGGCTGCTGCCGGTGACCCTGCTGGCGGCCTGGCACTGGGGTGCGTGGGGATGGCTGGGGCTGGCCTGGATCCTGTTCGCCGCCCATGCCGCACGCCGGCAGGCCAGCCGCATGGGATGGGCGCTCGACGCGCACCTGGTCGCCGTTCGCAGCGGCTGGTGGTCGCGCTACTGGCGCTTCGCCGAGATCGACAAGCTGCAGGCGCTGCGCCTGTCTCGCTCGCCGCTGGACCTGCGCTTCGGTACCGCGACGCTCTGGCTGGATACCGCCGGCGCGAGCGGCATCGCCGCGCCGCTGGCGTTGCGCTTCGTGCCCGAGGCAGATGCCCGGGCCGCCCACGAACAGCTCACCACCGCGCTGGCGCGACGCCGCCTGCACTGGTAA
- a CDS encoding glycosyltransferase family 2 protein: MTSPLPLSAVIITKNEADRLGRCLASLQGICSEILVLDCGSDDETVALAQSYGARVEHQDWLGFAGQKNEAIRRATQPWLLLMDADEWLADGSEASLRALFASGDIEQADVWRLKRCNWFLGRMLSGFERTERLVRPDHRYLPMRVHEKPDLAGKRVWDCDIVIEHNTARSLDAHRAKNACYARLWAEQRHADGKRCSALSPWTHAAAYWLKMYLLRAAWRDGRQGWWFHASHAQAVIDKYRHLHALGKNA; encoded by the coding sequence ATGACCTCTCCGCTTCCGCTGTCCGCCGTCATCATCACCAAGAACGAGGCCGACCGGCTGGGTCGCTGCCTCGCCTCGCTGCAGGGCATCTGCAGCGAAATCCTGGTGCTGGACTGCGGATCCGATGATGAAACGGTGGCGCTCGCGCAGTCGTACGGCGCACGCGTCGAACACCAGGACTGGCTGGGCTTCGCCGGCCAGAAGAACGAAGCCATCCGCCGCGCCACCCAGCCGTGGCTGCTGCTGATGGACGCGGACGAATGGCTGGCCGACGGCAGCGAGGCGTCGCTGCGCGCCCTGTTCGCCAGTGGCGACATCGAGCAGGCCGATGTGTGGCGATTGAAGCGCTGCAACTGGTTCCTCGGCCGCATGCTCAGCGGATTCGAGCGCACGGAGCGGCTGGTGCGGCCGGATCATCGCTATCTGCCGATGCGCGTGCACGAGAAACCCGACCTGGCCGGCAAGCGCGTGTGGGACTGCGACATCGTCATCGAGCACAACACCGCGCGTTCGCTGGACGCGCATCGGGCGAAGAATGCCTGCTACGCCCGCCTGTGGGCCGAGCAGCGGCATGCCGACGGTAAACGCTGTTCCGCGCTCAGTCCCTGGACCCACGCCGCCGCGTACTGGCTGAAGATGTACCTGCTGCGCGCAGCCTGGCGCGATGGCCGCCAGGGCTGGTGGTTCCATGCCAGCCACGCGCAGGCCGTCATCGACAAGTACCGCCACCTGCATGCGCTGGGGAAAAACGCATGA
- a CDS encoding glycosyltransferase family 9 protein — protein MSLTAPPLVVRCGAFGDVVMLTTMIRLLHARYGQRVDVLGSGGWTSPLLTPLPEIGHVQIVSSRNTPYPLCPSQWAAVRWLRARGRGPVYVCDTDAATLQLLSRAGLSVDDIVQRTREDDESDGVTRLWPDRWLRIGMRDPLHPYPTRTVEPSIYRFPYLQITDADRVDLAAWRAGRQLEGQCVLFQPGNKRTHKRGNVGTASHPKYWPPRAWAQVAAAIWQRLPHARIVLCGSPAEHGVLDEIAAATGRDARLYNAARELPVPRLLALLEQAHSLVSVDTGPAHAAAALSCPLVVMFGAASPAKWRPIGPGAITVLGGERGEASRVRDIPADDVIAAWSSLPDRNAG, from the coding sequence ATGAGCCTCACCGCCCCCCCCCTGGTTGTCCGCTGCGGGGCATTCGGCGATGTGGTGATGCTGACCACGATGATCCGGCTGCTGCATGCGCGCTACGGCCAGCGCGTCGATGTGCTGGGTTCTGGCGGCTGGACATCCCCGTTGCTGACGCCCTTGCCCGAGATCGGTCACGTGCAGATCGTGAGCAGCCGAAATACGCCGTATCCGCTCTGCCCGAGCCAATGGGCTGCGGTGCGCTGGCTGCGCGCGCGTGGCCGCGGTCCGGTCTACGTCTGCGATACCGATGCCGCGACGTTGCAGTTGCTGTCGCGTGCCGGCCTGAGCGTCGACGATATCGTGCAGCGCACCCGTGAGGACGACGAAAGCGACGGCGTGACCCGCCTGTGGCCGGACCGTTGGCTGCGGATCGGCATGCGGGACCCGTTGCACCCTTATCCGACGCGCACCGTCGAACCGTCCATCTACCGCTTTCCATACCTGCAGATCACCGATGCGGATCGTGTCGACCTGGCGGCCTGGCGCGCCGGCCGGCAGCTGGAAGGTCAATGCGTGCTGTTCCAGCCCGGCAACAAGCGCACCCACAAACGCGGCAACGTGGGAACGGCATCGCATCCCAAGTACTGGCCACCCCGCGCATGGGCACAGGTCGCCGCCGCGATCTGGCAGCGCCTGCCGCACGCCCGCATCGTGCTGTGCGGATCGCCCGCCGAGCACGGTGTGTTGGACGAGATTGCGGCCGCCACCGGGCGCGATGCGCGCCTGTACAACGCCGCCCGCGAGTTGCCGGTGCCACGCTTGCTGGCCCTGCTGGAGCAGGCCCACAGCCTGGTATCGGTGGACACCGGCCCGGCGCACGCCGCGGCCGCCCTGAGTTGCCCGCTGGTGGTCATGTTCGGCGCCGCCTCGCCCGCGAAATGGCGCCCGATCGGCCCCGGCGCGATCACCGTGCTGGGCGGCGAACGCGGCGAAGCCAGCCGGGTGCGTGACATTCCGGCCGATGACGTGATCGCGGCATGGTCGTCGCTGCCGGACCGCAACGCCGGCTGA
- a CDS encoding glycosyltransferase family 2 protein produces MNITVIASTYNAEEWLEKVLLGYRNQSWREFELIVADDGSRDTTRALVERFAADYPVPLRHVWHADDGYRRQEILNAAILEARHDYILFTDGDCIPRRDFVQVHAEQAEPGRFLSGGYCKLSMKLSKAITADDIRDGRCFDRGWLRAQDRLGLSNTLKLGAGSAGGRLLDSITTTKPTFNNCNSSAWKADLLAINGYDERMKYGGPDRELGERLENHGIRGKQIRHRAVCVHLDHARGYKTRESVERNLAIRAQTRAQRITWTPYGIEKSTPHSPAG; encoded by the coding sequence ATGAACATCACCGTCATTGCCAGTACGTACAACGCCGAGGAGTGGCTGGAGAAGGTCCTGCTGGGCTACCGCAACCAGAGCTGGCGGGAATTCGAGCTGATCGTCGCCGACGATGGCTCCCGGGATACCACCCGCGCGCTGGTGGAGCGGTTCGCCGCGGACTATCCGGTGCCGCTGCGCCATGTCTGGCATGCCGACGATGGCTATCGCCGCCAGGAGATCCTCAATGCCGCCATCCTGGAGGCGCGGCACGACTACATCCTGTTCACCGACGGCGACTGCATCCCGCGCCGCGATTTCGTGCAGGTCCATGCGGAGCAGGCCGAGCCGGGACGTTTCCTGTCGGGCGGGTACTGCAAGCTCAGCATGAAGCTCAGCAAGGCGATCACCGCGGACGACATCCGTGACGGCCGCTGCTTCGATCGTGGCTGGCTGCGTGCGCAGGACCGTCTCGGTCTGTCGAACACGTTGAAGCTCGGCGCTGGAAGCGCGGGCGGCAGGCTGCTGGACAGCATCACCACCACGAAGCCGACGTTCAACAACTGCAATTCGTCGGCGTGGAAGGCGGATCTGCTGGCGATCAACGGCTACGACGAGCGCATGAAGTACGGCGGCCCCGACCGCGAGCTGGGGGAGCGGCTGGAGAACCACGGTATCCGCGGCAAGCAGATCCGCCACCGGGCGGTGTGCGTGCACCTGGACCATGCGCGCGGCTACAAGACGCGCGAATCGGTCGAGCGCAACCTGGCGATCCGCGCGCAGACACGTGCGCAACGGATCACCTGGACGCCCTACGGTATCGAGAAGTCGACGCCTCACAGCCCGGCGGGCTGA
- a CDS encoding CDP-glycerol glycerophosphotransferase family protein, translated as MAKHYLLYGSERYALAILRPLQDAIRARGGEAAWFFDGPGAEDLRPDEKLLTTTEEVRRWNAIAVITGSNAVPHFFPGVKVETFHGFDAGKPRHIYIRGFFDLYCTTGPNDTRAFSEIAERVGHFKVVETGWPKIDPFMKDIAGGLPPVRNPPVILYHSTFSPSWSAAETLYEEVKRLSRSGEWRWIVTFHPKMNPDTVAKFRALENDYLRFADDDNILDLFPQVDMMCSDTSSALNEFLLTHKPVVTFKNRRPGPQLIDIDQAGQFEPAICRALARPPELMQAIVAYADSIHPYRDGRSSERVLDAIDAFIASGSRNPRRKPMNLWRKLKIRRRIGYWGPA; from the coding sequence ATGGCCAAGCATTACCTCCTCTATGGCTCCGAGCGTTACGCGCTCGCCATCCTGCGTCCGCTGCAGGACGCCATCCGCGCGCGCGGCGGCGAGGCAGCGTGGTTCTTCGATGGCCCGGGCGCCGAAGACCTGCGTCCGGACGAGAAGCTGCTGACGACCACGGAAGAGGTCCGTCGCTGGAACGCCATCGCCGTGATCACCGGCAGCAATGCGGTGCCGCACTTCTTTCCCGGCGTGAAGGTCGAGACCTTCCATGGCTTCGATGCCGGCAAGCCGCGGCACATCTACATCCGCGGCTTCTTCGATCTGTACTGCACCACGGGGCCGAACGACACCCGCGCGTTCTCCGAGATCGCCGAGCGCGTCGGCCACTTCAAGGTCGTCGAGACCGGCTGGCCGAAGATCGACCCTTTCATGAAGGACATAGCGGGCGGGCTGCCACCGGTGCGCAATCCACCCGTCATCCTGTACCACTCCACGTTCTCGCCCTCGTGGAGTGCTGCCGAAACCTTGTACGAGGAGGTGAAACGGCTTTCGCGCAGCGGCGAATGGCGCTGGATCGTGACGTTCCATCCGAAGATGAACCCGGACACGGTGGCGAAGTTCCGCGCGCTGGAGAACGATTACCTGCGTTTCGCCGACGACGACAACATCCTCGACCTGTTCCCGCAGGTGGACATGATGTGTTCCGACACGTCCTCCGCGCTCAACGAATTCCTGCTCACCCACAAGCCGGTGGTGACGTTCAAGAATCGCCGCCCCGGCCCGCAACTGATCGACATCGACCAGGCCGGCCAGTTCGAGCCGGCGATCTGCCGCGCGCTGGCGCGTCCGCCCGAACTGATGCAGGCCATCGTCGCCTATGCCGACAGCATCCATCCGTACCGTGACGGCCGGTCCAGCGAACGCGTTCTGGACGCCATCGACGCGTTCATCGCGTCCGGATCGCGCAATCCCCGGCGCAAGCCGATGAACCTGTGGCGCAAGCTGAAGATCCGCCGTCGAATCGGCTACTGGGGTCCTGCCTGA